Proteins encoded within one genomic window of Phototrophicus methaneseepsis:
- a CDS encoding NUDIX hydrolase — protein sequence MSEPQPPSEWVKGRAIDGTPAELEVARLTWRPSAYGLIFNEAGYVLVLDNIYNGRLEFPGGGVEIWESLSDAVAREIWEETGFTAQVGEMIHMQEAFFVTPSGKQWHVLQHYFFATITGGTLRNPILEDESATNPHWIDPTTLYETSLTIGWAALQAALTKRLTQGD from the coding sequence ATGAGTGAACCGCAACCCCCTTCGGAATGGGTCAAAGGCCGTGCGATTGATGGCACACCTGCTGAATTGGAAGTCGCCCGCCTGACGTGGCGTCCCTCTGCTTATGGGTTGATATTCAACGAGGCTGGTTATGTGCTGGTGCTCGATAACATCTATAACGGGCGGCTTGAATTCCCTGGTGGCGGTGTGGAAATTTGGGAGTCGCTGAGTGACGCGGTAGCGCGTGAAATCTGGGAAGAAACGGGCTTTACGGCCCAGGTGGGCGAGATGATCCACATGCAGGAAGCCTTTTTTGTCACTCCAAGCGGCAAACAGTGGCACGTTTTACAGCATTATTTCTTCGCGACGATCACAGGCGGCACACTGCGCAATCCCATCCTGGAGGATGAATCCGCTACGAATCCGCATTGGATTGATCCGACCACGCTCTATGAGACGAGCCTGACCATTGGTTGGGCTGCTTTGCAGGCAGCGCTAACCAAACGCCTTACACAGGGTGATTGA
- a CDS encoding S41 family peptidase, with product MAYRKHLILVLLMFVLAVSVTVVSAIGEDDATTPPSDDEVAPGEMAPIVDDEGGPVVLHGTVTYTNPFFTSGVSQPLIILEDQAGFVDRNEYFLFPPESQVLGQITTNFYDSPFGYSLALPIEPQGSLRDVDNDDEQDTGVMVFAVAYWSNTFGDPLLEERDMYGGGWSGAYASTRTSTNPDLQGEYVGGQILVYAPDDEQGFPSGFGDDGLLFTDDDPIVTLPQGYTVVNMDTDPFTFDRSREQVLDLYEPEVSAVDDFSGMDYVEAFDAMVEKMRVEYAFSEYYDLDWDELSETYRPQVQAADASHDAYLFAMAIRDLLWEIPDGHVSMSLDLLIEDFQGETAGGLGIAIRELDDGRVIVNYLVPGTPAEEVGMELGTEIVAIDGTPIDEYLDNTFIWAHQALATEHAKRLQQLRYATRFEMGTTVEVTFINPGEEEQTVSMDVVPESDSFSFSSFNAGVTGIELPVEFEILPSGYGLVSIYSFSDDEYLTVQLWERMIETFKASGVPGIIIDMRNNGGGSGFLADQMSAYFFEEPIVVGNSGVYNEDYGDFYFDERGEDKLYLPPEELIYPGPVAVIVSPACFSACEFFSYNFTLRDDAAIVGFYPTGGLGGGVEDFYMPEGISIRFTVSRAVDPEDNIHIEGQGVAPTVTVPVTEENLFSEADVLLTAAEDALTEMVRGVTVDGGSLSFGSSYGTISATANVQPDTGVQYTVNLPAGALVSFFVEDADGTKDTYLAIYDETNTVLLADNDDMEDGSPNSALVELSVGDTSFPVVVEMRLKEGQEAGDLTLTIESVPEASQ from the coding sequence ATGGCTTATCGCAAGCACTTGATTCTTGTCCTCTTGATGTTCGTTTTGGCAGTTAGTGTGACAGTTGTCTCCGCCATTGGCGAGGATGACGCGACCACACCGCCATCAGATGATGAAGTGGCACCGGGTGAGATGGCCCCCATCGTCGATGATGAGGGTGGCCCTGTCGTGCTGCATGGCACTGTCACCTATACGAACCCTTTCTTTACAAGCGGCGTTTCTCAACCTCTGATTATCCTGGAAGACCAGGCTGGGTTTGTCGACCGCAATGAGTACTTCCTGTTCCCGCCGGAAAGCCAGGTATTGGGGCAGATCACCACAAACTTCTATGATTCGCCCTTCGGCTATTCCTTGGCGCTGCCGATTGAGCCACAGGGCAGCCTGCGCGATGTTGATAATGACGACGAGCAGGATACGGGCGTGATGGTCTTCGCTGTGGCGTATTGGTCCAACACCTTTGGCGACCCGCTTCTAGAAGAGCGCGATATGTACGGTGGTGGTTGGTCGGGGGCTTATGCTTCTACACGGACCAGTACCAACCCGGATCTACAAGGTGAATACGTCGGCGGGCAAATTCTGGTATATGCGCCGGATGATGAGCAGGGCTTCCCAAGTGGGTTTGGTGATGATGGCTTGCTCTTTACAGACGATGATCCTATTGTCACGCTGCCCCAGGGCTATACCGTCGTCAATATGGATACAGATCCTTTCACCTTTGATCGCTCTCGTGAACAAGTGCTCGATCTATACGAGCCGGAAGTCTCCGCTGTGGATGATTTCTCTGGCATGGATTATGTCGAAGCCTTCGATGCGATGGTTGAAAAGATGCGCGTTGAGTATGCGTTTAGCGAATATTATGACCTGGACTGGGACGAGCTTTCAGAGACATATCGTCCACAGGTGCAGGCAGCCGATGCCAGCCATGATGCGTATTTATTCGCCATGGCGATTCGCGATCTCTTGTGGGAAATCCCGGATGGTCATGTGAGCATGTCGCTTGATCTGCTGATTGAGGACTTCCAGGGCGAGACAGCCGGCGGCCTTGGTATTGCCATCCGCGAACTGGATGATGGCCGTGTGATCGTCAACTATCTCGTACCGGGGACGCCAGCTGAAGAAGTGGGTATGGAACTGGGTACGGAAATCGTCGCCATTGATGGCACGCCGATTGATGAATACCTGGATAATACCTTTATCTGGGCGCATCAAGCCCTGGCGACAGAGCACGCGAAGCGGCTCCAGCAGCTGCGTTATGCGACCCGTTTTGAAATGGGTACGACGGTTGAAGTGACCTTCATCAACCCTGGGGAAGAAGAACAAACTGTCTCCATGGATGTGGTACCGGAAAGTGATAGCTTCAGCTTTAGCTCCTTCAACGCTGGTGTGACGGGTATCGAATTACCCGTTGAGTTTGAAATCCTACCTAGTGGCTATGGCCTCGTGAGCATTTACAGCTTTAGCGATGATGAATACCTGACTGTGCAATTGTGGGAACGCATGATTGAAACATTCAAGGCCAGTGGTGTGCCGGGTATCATCATTGATATGCGTAATAACGGCGGTGGCAGTGGTTTCCTGGCAGATCAGATGTCCGCTTATTTCTTCGAAGAGCCGATTGTTGTCGGTAACTCCGGCGTCTATAACGAAGACTATGGCGATTTCTACTTTGACGAACGCGGCGAAGATAAGCTCTACCTGCCGCCAGAAGAACTGATTTACCCAGGCCCGGTCGCTGTGATCGTCTCTCCGGCTTGCTTCAGCGCGTGTGAATTCTTCAGCTACAACTTCACCCTGCGTGACGATGCCGCGATTGTTGGCTTCTACCCGACGGGCGGCCTTGGTGGCGGTGTGGAAGACTTCTACATGCCAGAAGGTATCTCCATCCGCTTTACCGTGTCTCGTGCTGTTGATCCTGAAGATAACATCCATATCGAAGGCCAGGGCGTCGCGCCGACGGTGACTGTGCCCGTCACAGAAGAGAACCTGTTCAGCGAGGCTGATGTCTTACTGACAGCCGCTGAAGATGCCCTGACGGAGATGGTTCGTGGCGTCACGGTCGATGGTGGTTCCCTCTCATTTGGTAGTTCTTACGGGACGATTTCCGCTACTGCCAATGTTCAGCCGGATACAGGCGTTCAATATACCGTGAATTTACCGGCTGGTGCTTTGGTCAGCTTCTTTGTGGAAGATGCCGATGGGACAAAAGATACCTATCTGGCGATCTACGATGAGACCAACACGGTTCTGCTGGCAGATAACGACGATATGGAAGATGGCAGCCCCAATTCCGCATTGGTCGAACTCAGCGTAGGTGATACTTCCTTCCCGGTTGTGGTGGAGATGCGCCTCAAAGAAGGCCAGGAAGCGGGTGATCTGACTTTAACGATTGAATCCGTGCCGGAAGCATCGCAGTAA
- a CDS encoding M23 family metallopeptidase, protein MHPVLRLMPILMITLVMLLLSLTSVQGQTDSKPLILPFEEGPSLNTWLLGQGYGNTTGAYNNADRWYSAGQGMHFGLDFSAACGTPLVAVADATVAFVDDLSFGSAPHNLILRHESLGLTTLYGHLLNTPPLIQGQFVEQGQLVGYSGDPDGTCDSRPHLHLEIRSLDYRTTYNPVDYMDANWHSLALIGSFSNRFFQIDLDNARQWQTLGDQPDVAFGGRRLNAYAATWPPAFDRTPPASVPPAITSMPIPEDVTVTLQPLETTGCCADFWWHPINSNQLFTIDGAINSRASLFSWDVSVPELQGIVSTTPPPYYSPDFALSLTATEEGAQIQNIATGETWQVNTGGNPPAVNADNTLLMWMERGGATVPGQESPTNAVYLSNIRGEDTRLFMAEEGIDATWLDDHRLLLTLREQPNTRVDVVDIITGERYTLGSWYRPRAFSISPGGTRLAFYLSTQPNETDNGIYWIDIKEGAQTQKVSWIGAYRWRDGNSLFVVPFTPQSTVHQLWLYDIEEDRLRPLTNPTEQPFAIMDGRWLVNSDGSRIVFRNAVNGGSFSLLSIRDN, encoded by the coding sequence ATGCACCCTGTTTTGCGCCTTATGCCTATTTTGATGATCACGCTCGTCATGCTGTTACTTTCTTTAACGTCTGTGCAGGGGCAAACAGATTCAAAGCCGCTGATATTGCCCTTTGAAGAAGGTCCTAGCCTGAATACATGGCTGTTAGGGCAGGGCTATGGCAACACAACCGGCGCTTATAATAATGCGGATCGCTGGTATAGTGCAGGCCAGGGCATGCACTTCGGGCTGGATTTCAGCGCAGCCTGTGGCACACCACTCGTCGCTGTCGCTGATGCCACAGTCGCTTTTGTGGATGACCTGAGCTTTGGTTCAGCACCACACAACCTCATTTTGCGACACGAATCATTAGGGCTTACAACGCTGTACGGCCATCTACTCAATACGCCGCCTCTGATACAAGGCCAATTCGTGGAACAGGGCCAACTCGTGGGCTACAGCGGTGACCCGGATGGAACGTGTGATTCCAGGCCCCATCTGCATCTAGAAATTCGCAGCCTGGATTACCGGACGACCTATAACCCCGTGGACTATATGGACGCCAATTGGCATAGTCTGGCGCTGATCGGCAGTTTTTCAAATCGCTTCTTTCAGATTGACTTGGACAATGCGCGCCAATGGCAGACGCTGGGCGATCAACCGGATGTGGCCTTCGGCGGCAGGCGTTTAAATGCGTATGCTGCGACATGGCCCCCTGCATTCGATCGGACGCCCCCCGCCAGCGTCCCGCCAGCCATTACCAGCATGCCTATCCCCGAAGATGTGACGGTCACGCTACAGCCTTTAGAAACCACAGGGTGCTGTGCGGATTTCTGGTGGCACCCTATCAATAGCAATCAGCTCTTCACAATCGACGGCGCAATCAACAGCCGAGCGTCGCTCTTTAGCTGGGATGTCAGCGTGCCAGAGCTGCAAGGCATCGTCAGCACCACGCCACCCCCCTATTATTCACCGGATTTCGCGCTGTCGCTGACGGCAACTGAAGAAGGCGCGCAAATTCAAAATATCGCCACAGGGGAAACATGGCAGGTGAACACGGGCGGCAATCCGCCAGCAGTGAATGCTGATAATACGCTGCTGATGTGGATGGAACGTGGCGGCGCAACCGTACCCGGTCAGGAATCGCCTACCAATGCGGTCTATCTAAGCAATATCCGGGGTGAGGATACGCGTCTCTTTATGGCAGAAGAAGGCATTGACGCCACCTGGCTTGACGATCATCGCCTGCTGCTGACGCTGCGCGAACAGCCTAATACGCGCGTCGATGTGGTCGACATCATCACAGGCGAACGCTATACCCTTGGTAGCTGGTACCGTCCGCGCGCCTTTAGTATCTCGCCTGGTGGCACACGGTTGGCCTTTTATCTATCAACACAGCCCAATGAAACCGATAACGGCATCTACTGGATCGACATCAAAGAAGGTGCCCAAACGCAAAAAGTCTCCTGGATAGGAGCTTATCGCTGGCGGGATGGCAACAGCTTGTTCGTAGTGCCCTTCACGCCGCAAAGTACGGTTCATCAATTGTGGTTGTATGATATAGAAGAAGATCGCCTGCGCCCGCTAACCAATCCAACCGAACAGCCCTTTGCGATCATGGATGGTCGCTGGCTGGTCAACAGCGATGGCAGCCGGATCGTCTTCCGCAATGCGGTCAATGGTGGCAGTTTTTCGCTGTTATCGATAAGGGATAATTAG